The Paramisgurnus dabryanus chromosome 1, PD_genome_1.1, whole genome shotgun sequence genome includes a window with the following:
- the LOC135745944 gene encoding tetraspanin-7-like, whose product MSSVPPYNSLPARQSPRREKEWERELLGTRRLSSPVQPACPTLPSVSRRPSALPGYLLSPSQEYADQQQRLSLSLCSEASLAPAVPAVGVAPPCCRAVGVMPLLRLALLIFSFLFWAAGLAIFTLGIWAQASLSDYMLLSANRYPNAPTVLLGTGAAVTAWGFLGCLGVAANLPYLLRAYGFFQLAMLIGGLAAGLSGLFYREDIAEGFRSGLQKAVLEYGEDEGRADALDSLQRSLKCCGAEGWRDWLVSEWATQDGIYSSGRSENDSVAISLPDSCCVQRRGCRNRPLPENRFGNVDPAGIHVHGCFRKVFSLVNDNVFHIAATVLGLAFTQVAGIALACLLANRLTPRLRRQVH is encoded by the coding sequence ATGAGCTCTGTGCCACCTTACAACTCGCTGCCGGCTCGGCAAAGTCCACGCCGTGAAAAGGAGTGGGAAAGAGAACTGCTTGGGACAAGACGACTGTCCTCCCCAGTACAGCCGGCTTGTCCAACCCTACCTTCTGTCTCTCGACGGCCCTCTGCACTTCCCGGATATCTGCTGTCACCCTCGCAAGAGTACGCTGATCAACAGCAACGTCTTTCATTATCGCTGTGCTCGGAGGCCTCGCTGGCGCCCGCTGTGCCTGCAGTGGGCGTTGCTCCACCGTGCTGCCGGGCGGTGGGAGTCATGCCCTTGCTGCGCCTTGCGCTTCTGATTTTCAGCTTTCTCTTTTGGGCAGCAGGACTTGCGATCTTCACCCTGGGGATATGGGCACAAGCGTCACTGTCCGACTACATGCTGCTGTCAGCCAACCGTTACCCCAATGCCCCCACCGTCTTGTTAGGCACAGGGGCTGCGGTGACTGCATGGGGCTTTTTAGGGTGTTTAGGAGTGGCGGCCAACCTGCCTTACCTTTTGCGGGCATATGGCTTCTTCCAGCTGGCTATGCTCATAGGTGGACTAGCTGCTGGTCTTTCAGGGCTCTTCTACAGGGAGGATATTGCCGAAGGGTTTCGTAGTGGGCTGCAGAAAGCTGTATTGGAATACGGAGAAGATGAGGGTCGCGCAGATGCGCTGGATAGCCTCCAAAGGTCACTAAAATGCTGTGGGGCTGAGGGTTGGCGTGATTGGCTCGTGTCTGAATGGGCCACCCAAGATGGTATTTACTCATCAGGACGTTCAGAAAATGACTCTGTGGCCATTTCACTACCAGACAGTTGCTGTGTACAGCGCAGAGGCTGCCGAAACAGACCTTTGCCAGAGAACAGATTTGGGAACGTTGATCCGGCAGGGATTCATGTCCATGGTTGTTTTCGCAAAGTCTTCAGCTTGGTAAATGACAATGTCTTTCATATAGCCGCAACAGTTTTGGGCCTTGCCTTCACTCAGGTGGCAGGTATCGCCCTTGCATGCCTGCTTGCCAATCGTCTTACGCCCAGACTGCGAAGACAAGTACACTGA
- the LOC135746978 gene encoding uncharacterized protein has translation MEILNVASRETVPVLPLSALRLVVPPLRLMSAFLWQVIQRRNVTQYGKFEQFVMLVIETVPDIMSRSLVNKLIFCLRKKVILELCLKDKTPDLWIIQAHLDSLRNLTHKCKDVESEIINNKFIRMVHSILESTEKKEDFIQHVFPLEYGPGYDAVVQSLAWDFLSGVEDLLPVPNLKETASRLCGGLSMMEEIVQPLSDPAEIKDVLQHFKTRRLHNRNNEQTQRVLNEMSIPSGTEVVCLPHPVEQDTVSQDFTIEHEESLPPTSIAQETFIIESSGTEIHTESDHPSITVLSPSQSYTEEAETLADSEEFTAVATTEEVENGLQEETLGEEKDSEICEVQQIYITADGSTVVVSELENEGEETQLQFLEQPDMAETAGVRQVSLEQWISELTGKGISLPVLPPNPVEIVREEMIYVPVIERPPSVKSIIHRKTSPPRITFAKKQLAVTTESQTAQEEKRHACSECHKEFRFECLLRNHMRTHTGERPFQCSDCGKSFRCLSFLTNHIKTHSVTRPFKCTQCVKTFRKKADLIKHIRVHTGEKPYKCTICGKSFSQGSYLKIHRECHTSENLHQCPHCDKSFPTAFKLSIHARYHSMERSYQCNQCGKSFIYASLLRRHKGYHAGERQYLCSICGKSFVYMFDLKKHQRNHERPRMKIPCTLCHKTFAGPEMLRCHLRIHTGERPFRCKMCGKAFSQIGNMKRHERVHTGERPFTCERCGKTYKHSSHLKNHMLSHTGERPWQCSHCGKSFKFAGPLKKHERIHLDERSDRKRSFDQTRGRKKHEPKSP, from the exons ATGGAAATCCTGAACGTAGCGAGTCGAGAGACCG TCCCTGTTCTCCCTCTCTCTGCCCTGCGTCTGGTTGTACCTCCTCTCCGGCTGATGTCAGCATTTTTATGGCAGGTGATTCAGCGTCGTAATGTGACACAGTATGGAAAGTTCGAGCAGTTTGTGATGCTTGTGATAGAGACCGTTCCAGACATCATGAGCCGAAGTCTGGTTAATAAACTCATCTTTTGTCTGCGGAAAAAA GTGATTCTGGAGCTTTGTCTGAAAGATAAAACACCAGATCTCTGGATTATTCAGGCACATTTGGATTCTCTTCGAAACCTCACACATAAA TGTAAAGATGTAGAAAGTGAGATCATTAATAACAAATTTATTAGAATGGTGCACAGCATCTTAGAGAGCACAGAAAAGAAAGAAGATTTTATCCAG CATGTCTTTCCTCTAGAATATGGGCCTGGATATGATGCAGTAGTACAAAGCCTTGCATGGGACTTCCTGTCTGGAGTGGAGGATCTGCTACCTGTGCCCAACCTTAAAGAG ACAGCCTCGCGGTTATGTGGCGGTCTGTCTATGATGGAGGAGATTGTGCAGCCACTCTCAGATCCAGCTGAAATCAAGGATGTGCTCCAACACTTCAAAACCAGAAGACTCCACAACAGAAACAATGAACAAACACAAAGAGTTCTAAATGAAA tgtCAATTCCTTCAGGAACTGAAGTAGTTTGTTTACCTCACCCGGTCGAACAAGATACAGTCTCACAAGATTTTACCATTGAACACGAGGAAAGTTTGCCTCCCACCTCCATTGCTCAAGAAACTTTTATTATTGAATCTTCAGGAACAGAGATCCATACAGAATCTGATCACCCATCCATCACAGTACTGAGTCCCTCTCAGAGTTATACAGAGGAAGCTGAAACTTTAGCTGACAGTGAGGAGTTTACAGCCGTAGCCACCACTGAAGAAgtggagaatggtttacaagaAGAGACCCTTGGTGAAGAGAAGGATTCAGAGATCTGTGAAGTCCAGCAGATCTACATCACTGCAGACGGCTCCACCGTGGTTGTATCAGAGTTGGAAAATGAGGGAGAGGAGACCCAACTGCAGTTTTTGGAACAACCAGATATGGCAGAAACTGCTGGTGTGAGGCAGGTCAGTTTAGAGCAGTGGATCTCTGAGTTAACAGGAAAGGGCATCTCTCTACCGGTCTTGCCTCCGAATCCAGTTGAGATTGTAAGGGAGGAGATGATCTACGTTCCTGTCATAGAAAGACCTCCATCAGTAAAGTCCATCATACACAGAAAAACCAGTCCACCTCGAATCACATTTGCCAAAAAGCAATTAGCTGTAACAACTGAATCCCAGACAGCACAGGAAGAAAAAAGACACGCATGTTCAGAGTGCCACAAAGAGTTTCGCTTTGAGTGTCTTCTGAGGAATCACATGCGCACTCACACAGGCGAGCGCCCATTCCAGTGTTCGGACTGCGGAAAAAGCTTTAGGTGCTTGAGCTTCCTGACCAATCACATCAAAACCCATTCGGTCACCAGACCTTTCAAATGCACACAGTGCGTCAAGACTTTCCGCAAGAAAGCAGACCTCATCAAGCACATACGGGTGCACACGGGCGAGAAACCATACAAGTGCACCATCTGTGGCAAGAGCTTTTCCCAGGGTTCGTACTTAAAGATTCATCGCGAGTGCCACACCTCGGAAAACCTCCACCAGTGTCCTCACTGTGACAAGAGCTTCCCGACAGCATTTAAGCTATCCATCCATGCCCGCTATCATTCAATGGAGCGCTCATACCAGTGTAACCAGTGTGGGAAAAGTTTCATATATGCCAGTCTCCTCAGACGACACAAAGGTTATCACGCAGGTGAGCGGCAGTACCTGTGCTCCATCTGCGGCAAGTCCTTTGTGTACATGTTCGACCTGAAAAAGCATCAACGTAACCACGAAAGACCCAGGATGAAAATCCCATGCACCctttgtcacaagacttttGCAGGACCTGAGATGTTAAGGTGCCACCTGCGCATACACACGGGGGAGCGTCCGTTTCGTTGCAAGATGTGCGGTAAAGCCTTCTCGCAGATCGGTAACATGAAGAGACACGAACGCGTTCACACAGGCGAACGTCCGTTCACCTGCGAGAGATGTGGAAAGACTTACAAGCATTCGTCTCACCTAAAGAACCACATGCTGAGCCACACGGGCGAGCGGCCGTGGCAGTGCTCCCATTGTGGAAAGAGCTTTAAGTTCGCCGGGCCTCTGAAGAAACACGAGAGAATCCACCTGGATGAGCGTTCGGATCGCAAAAGGAGCTTTGACCAAACCCGTGGCCGCAAGAAACACGAACCCAAAAGCCCTTGA